The DNA sequence ataaatataaatacaaaaagaaaaggatgaggtgaggcagaggaaggagctggTGGGATGCAGGTGGATGCTCCATGCCCGTGTGGCTGATCCTGGGGTGCAGGAGTtgtgggggtgcagggggtgtGGAGCAGGGGAGTTCTTGGACTCACTGaagggaaaataataaaaccccAGGCAAAACAGAGAAGGCAGAGGCCAAGTTCCCTTTCCTGGGGGCAATGCTGAGGCTGGGGTGCAGCAGGAGCCCTTTTGGGGtgggctggggttaaaccaaaCCCCTCCCCATGCACTCAGCCTCCatgggggacaggggaagggacAAAGCAGCCCTCAGGTgaccccagccccgctccccacTGATGCGCTCCCACAgtgacagggtgacacagacaccagggacaggtgacacaggcactggggacatggctGTCCCGGCTGGACAGAGGGTCGttggctttctgctttttgctttttttttttttcttgttttgcccTTTTTTAGAGCTCCTTCCACCTCCCAAACCTCCCCCAGggtgggcagtgctggtgcccgGGTTGGCCCCGAAGAGGAGGCAGATGTCATCTCTGGGAGATGCAGTCCCTGGAAGGTGCCATCCTTGGGAGATCCCATCCCCTGGAGATGTCAGAGCCCATCCCACTGCCAGGCTTGGTGGTCCCGGTGCTGTTCCAGCACATCCCGATGTCACCAGCAAGGTGCAGGCATGCCCTGGAACGGTGGTGACGAGCTGGGTGTCAGCAACGCTTCCTGGCCccctggatttttggggaggctGGAGAGTATGTGCAGGATCTGGGGGGCTCCAGCggtgctgctttggggctgaAAGCAGGGATTTCCTCGATGTCCCCAGGAGAGTGGCTGTGGTTCCCAAGACACACACACTTTGTCCTCTGTTTCTCCCAGGCAGAGGTGAGGGGGTTCCCAAGGGATTCCCAAATCGCTGCCTCAACCAGTCCTGGGCAGTGGGAACAGCACAGGAGGGGGTCCAAGCTCACGGTGATGGGGGGTGCAAAAACTCCCCACTTTGaggcagaagggagcagggctgtcccctggtgtccccagcgcCTCGAGGGCCACCCCGGCACGGGGGGCGGCAGGAGGGGACGCGGACAAGGCACAGTCTGGTGTCCCCGcgggggcggccgggccggggggtGGCCGGGGCGGGGGTCAATCGGCGGCGGTGGCAGCGGCGGTCCCTAAACGTCCTCGTCCTCGCTGGCCTTGCTCCAGCGGTGGCAGCAGTTGGCCGTGATGCCCAGCAGGAAGTTGGTGGCCACCGAGGCGATGGAGACGACGAAGCCGACGAAGGCGATGAAGAGATAGTCGTCGAGGGTCAGCGTCAGGTGGCAGGCCTGGAAGCTCTCCTCCGTCAGCGACAGCAGCGGGGCCCCCGCCACCTCGGGGGGAGCCCAGCACTCGGCCTGCTGCGAATCTGCGGGATGGAAGGACGGGGATGGCGTCAGCCCGGCCGCCGGTCCCCGTGCGGGACAGGGTGTGGGGGTCCCGGCGGCACGTACCCGAGGAGCAGCGCTGGATGCGGCCCCGCAGCCACTTGAGGAGCGGCTCCATAGCGCAGCCGCAGAGCCAGGGGTTGCCCCCCAGGCGCAGCCCCACGAGGCCGGGCAGCCCTTCCAGGGCGTCGAGGCTGAGGGCGGCCAGGCCGCCGTAGCTGAGGTCCAGCTCCCGCAGCTGGGCCAGGCCGCGGAAGGCCTGCGGGTGGACGCGGCGCAGCCCCGGGTTGTGGCTGAGGTCGAGGCGCAGCAGCGCGCTGGCCTCGCGGAACATGTCGGCGGGCACCAGGCTGAAGTTGTTGTAGCTCAGGTCCAGGTGCGCCAGGCGCCGGGCGCCGCGGAACAGCCCGGCCGGCAGCGCCGCCAGAGAGTTGTTGCGCAGGTCGAGGGCGCGCAGCTGCCCGTAGCAGCCCAGGTAGCCCGGCGGGATGCTGGCGATGCGGTTGTGGGCCAGGCTCAGGTTGCCGGTGTCCAGCGGCAGCTCGGGGGGCACGGAGAAGAGCCGCTGCCCGCTGCAGTCCACGGCCTGCCCGCGGCAGCTGCACAGCACCGGGCagcccgcgcccgccgccgccaccgccgccgccgccgccagcaGCCAGGGGCCCAGCAGCATGGCCTCGTGGCCGCGGCCCTCACGGGGCACCGCCGGGGGCCATCCCGCCCGCCCGCTCACGCCGAGGGCTGGCGGCGGTCACGGTGACGTTCCCGACATCCCGGCGGCATCCGGGGGGCAACGCCAACCCCTCCGGGGGCACCGGCGGGGCCGGCGTCGGGCCGTCACCAGCCGCCTGCGAGGAAGAGCAGAGGGGGGAGCCGTGCCGGCCGCACGCCCCGCCGGGGGAGCGCCACTGCTGCAGCCCGGCGTGGCCTCCGGGGCACCCACAGCCTCCCCGTGCCCCCCGGGCCAGGGTCGCTCCTCCAAGCATCCCACCGGGATTCCAGGCAGAAAAGGCCCCCCCAGTCGTGCTGACCTTGTCCAGCCCGTCTTGGCTGGTGgtgggcagagcagaggtgctgctccacggccccccggcagccccccgCCACCACGAGCTGAGCCCGGTGCCAGGGACACCCTCCCCGCCTCTCTCCCGGGGCAagatccccattcccagcaccCACCGGGGTCCCCCCAGGCCTGCCCTCGCCCCCCGCCACCTGACCGTGTCTGCTCCATCCTCCCTCGTCCgcacccccagctccatcctctccCACCGGCCCACCTCAGCCCCGTCAGTCCCATGCCCACAGCGCCCCGAGCCCTCCGGTGAGGCCGGGCTGCCCCGGGGTACTCACTGGCCAGCGAGGGAGCAGGGCCTGGCTCCCTGCGGTGATGTGGGGGTCCGGAGGGGCGATGTGGGGGGCTCCAGATGGGGATGGCGGGGTCCCCGGTGGCCGGCCACACCCCGGAGGCCGCCAAGTCGGGAGCTGGGCTTCGGCAGCGGCCGCCAAGGCTGCTGCGAGCCCAGAGATGGGAGCAGGTCTTTCCCCacctccttcctcccctcctcctcctcgtcctcccttgtctctctctttctctgtctcttttttttttttttcctctttttttccttagggCCAGATACTGACGTGTCGGTGTCTCTTAGCAACTGCCTCCACATCTCTGAGCAACAGGAGAGCGGGATGCGGAGCCGCCGAGCCGGGGAGACAGCGGCGGGCGGAGGTGCCTCCGCCTCAGGGACCCCCTGCCCAGGCCGGGGGACCCGCACCCGCACGGCCCCGGCACccggcagggatggagcaggaagaGGGCTCCATCCTGCTCCCCTGCCCCGATCCCCAGCCCTCCCACTCTCTCCCAGCCCCGGGAAGCATCCTCGTGGGATGGGGTGAATCAGGGGTTCCCAGGcactgaaaacagaaacagaTGACGTGGCGGCAGAGGGGAGAAACGAGGCAGCCGGGATCCGAGGGGAGCTCTAGGATCCGAAGGGACTGCTGGGATTCAAGGGGCACTGTCACCCTTCCGTGCTActgctgtgctcacagcccTGGAAAATGCCTCAGGTTGACGTGGATTATTTTGCTTCACGTAAGCTGAAAcattccctttcccttctccgTTTGGAGTGACACAGCGGGGTCAGCCACCTGCCCCCTCCCACCTGAGAAAGGCCCTTTGGGATCACAGGGATGCCCACGGTTTGCTCCTGGAATGGTGCAACACCATGGCTCCAGCATTTCTAGGAAGGAGGCACTTCCACATCCAGCCCGCCCACGTCTAGGGGATCCCTGCTCGATTCTCTCCTGCTGATTTCATGGagctgctcctttttccagctggcactggagcCCGATGCCGGGTGCTGGGGGGCCTTTTGCTCCCCGCATCCCATGGGATGGATCCTCCCCGGTGCGGAGCTGGCAGACAGACGGCGCAGCTGCCTCTTCTGGGGTGGCATTAACCAGCGCTGCTCCCAGcaagctcctgggagctcctggagcGTGAGGCCGGGCTCCCAGCGGGCTCCAGGAGccgagcagagccagcagcagcacagacacctcATTAGCGCTCAGCCCGGAGCCTGGCAgcgcagccctgccagcagctgttgGCGCCGAGGGTTTTTTCCACTCCCCCACTGTTCCGGGCTCCACTGGCACCAAAGAAACTGGGAAATGGTCCTGACTGATGCTGGACTGCAGCAGAGCTCGTGTCCTCCTCACTCAATCCCATGTGgaggtggccatggggacagcatCCCCAAGGAAACTGGGGGACAGATGCTGCTCTCTGGGGTGGGAAGGAGCCTGGCTGTCGTCCCCACCTTCCATGAACCCATGAACTCCTTCCTGATCCCATCCAAAAAACATTCCTGGGACAAAAAGGCCCCTTGGGTGAGCACTGGCTCTGGGACCGAGCACTCGAAGCACTTCCAGCCCTTTTCTgtggaaggagtggcaggacaGCTCCAGGGATTCTGGCTGCATAAATCCACCTTACAGCCAGACCCTTTTCTGTTTCAATCTATCCTTGCTCCTGTCAATCCATGTGCACTCAGGcttgggaaaggaagaaaggagtgGGATgggtgcagctctgctgctgagggTGCCACACTGACAGATCCCTGGGGAACCATCCACCCTTCCTCACCCTTCCCAAATCAATCCAGCTCCCTGCTCAAGACAGGCTGTCCCCACTGATCCTGCCACAACAGGATCCAGAACTGAGCCTGGGCTTCCTTTTcccattagaaaaaaaaagggtgagTAGGCATTAGCCACTGCTTGAATTGTCCAGGGAGGTTTTTCCAACAGCAGGAAGAAGATTCTGGCTCAGACTAAGATGAGTACACAGGCATTGTTGAAGAAAAGGAATTGTAGATAATTAAGACAGTATagaaaaatacacaaatacagtaaatatattaaaaaagtgTTACAAAAACATTATCCCCTCAATGATTTAAAAACCTGATCTTCCTTAAAGCAATTTCCAAGCTTCCTTGAGCAAGAGAATATCCTAAGTGAATAGGAAATGAGGCAGACTAGGAAATGGCTCTGGTTGCAGATTAGCAACTGTGATTCCTGCAAGGCAAAAGCAACAGGCACCAAGGTAAGGGGAAGGAGACACACCCAGTAACTGCTGGACTTGAATAAACAACTTTATTTCTGTACAAAAGAAGAATACAAAGTTAAAATTGTCAGGGCAAGTAGAACACAGAGCCTAGAAACCACCTCGGCTCAGctctggaaggagcaggaggggccGCAGGAGGGGCAGGGCGGGGAGTGCCACACGGCCGAGCTGGTGCGCTTGAAGTAGCGGGGTTTGCTCTTGTAGAAGATGTCCTCCAGcttggggctggggatggtCCCGAACAGCGCCTCCAGGTCCACGGGATGGTAGTACTGGTGCACGATGGCCTCCTGGAGCTGCGCCCCTGCGGGAACAACGGGAACAGCACACACTGCAGGCCCGCGGCACCGGCACTCCCCTTCCCCTCCGAGAGCCACCGGCCGGGCAGCAGCGGTGGGACACGTCCCACTGCCACCACAGCCCGCTGCTCCTCGGGAGCTGTGCCTCTTTCAGAGGGCTCTGGTGTCACCTCAGCCCATGGGAGCTTGCAGGAAGCGGCACTGATGGCctcagcacacagagctgggagctgccagaggGGCATGCAATCCTGGACTGCACGCTGGGATGGCTCCAAGCAAGGctggaaagctccagggcaggagggaaaggaagccagcccagagctggcacctACCATCggcccaggcagggatgggctTCCGAGGGTTGCTCTCATCATCTGTGGAGTCGTCGCTGTTCAGATCCAGCCCGTAGCTGTTCTCGTTGGCCGGAGGCGATGCTGGTTCCTGAGCAGCCTCCAGGGACCCGAGGCAGGATGAGGAGAGGGATTTCTGAAACCACACAGAGAGCAGTCATGAGCAAGGGGAGCAGCACTTCCACGGCTGGGATGGCCACCAGAGCCCCAAAGTGCTCCAATCCTGAACCAACACAAAACCATCACTGGGCTCCTTGCCTTGACACCTGCTCTTAACACTCCCTCCCCCTCCTGTTTTCTGTGGGAAAACCTGGGAAAGGCACAGCAGGCATGTCCCAGCACTCAACTCTGCACCCAAACCCTTCGGTTTTCCCTCGCTGGagctctggcacagccaggacGGAGCCCAGAGCAGATTCCCGGCAGAGGCAGCGCTGCATCTCAGCTCCGAGCAGCCTCTCCTGCCGCTCTGCCCATGGAAGAAGGCTCCGTCCGCATCTGCGGCCGGCGCAAGCCCGGCTGCCCAGGGCCGCTCCCCTCGGGACGTCGCCTcaggccctgctgccctcccGTGGCCGCTTCCAGCATCTTTTCCGCCTCCAGCCCCTTgtttttccagctgctcctccgTGCCATGGCTGTGCCGAGGGGGAcaagcagccacagcaggcgaGGGTTGTGCCGGGGCCAGGGCTCACCTTGACGGCTTTGTTGGGCCacggcccaggggctgctggtggAATgggctttttctcctccctcgGCTGCTGCTGACCGTCAGCCTCCTGTAAGACACGGGAATGAAGTCATTCCTCACTCACACAGAACAGGCTCTGACACAGAGCTGTGTTCtcggcagcagctctggcaacACCCAGCCCTCAGTGCCTCTGTGGCTTCTTCTGCAGAAATTACCCCAAATCCAAGATTGCCAGATAAAGCCAAACCTGTCTCTGCTCAAGTCCAGCCTGGCTCTTTGGAGCCCACACTCACCTTCTCTGCTTGGAGCCAGACGTTAAGAGCTGAGAAAAAGGATTCTGGTGGCTCATATCTTTTCTCCAGCCCAGGCCAGAGAGGCAGCTTTTTGGAACCTTCTTTCCCctaataaagaagaaaaaattaactgcTGAAGTTTCTTTTTGACTCAAACAATTTCTCTGAGAGTTTCCCCTCCTGTGTTGCTCAGCCATTTTCTCCTGCCTGGAAAAGCTTTGCCAGACTCATTCTGGacttgctgctggcagcacaggaaGGATTCAAAccttaaattaaatttatacAGCACAAAAGAGTCCAAGTGCCAGGGACTGAGGGAAGGAGTGCAGCAGGAGCCCACACAGGAGGAAGAATTGATCCTGAAGAGGAAGAACCATTTGGGGCATTGATTTTTCACTAATGAAGCAATGAATTTAAGAGTAGAGGGTGAAAGCAAATGTTAATGCGATATTTCAAGACCAACAACCCTGACTTGAAGCCCCAGTGTTCTTTGTGTGAGTGCAAATGAAGTGACACAAGGCCATGTGGCACCCGAGGTTTGGGGGTCACATCCTTTGGGCACAGTGAGGAACTGTGGCAGTAAAACATTAATAAATCTCTAATTACCACATTGGTTTCAGGATCAGTGAATGCGCTTTGAAGTGTTCTTCCAAGTGCCATTTCATAACTGTCCCCACACCAtgacagggctgagggctcaCCTGTGAGCCAGGGAAGCCCCAGCCCTTGGCTTGTTCCTGCACAGCAACCATCATTAGTTTTATTGCATTTGATCCTCTAAACAACATCCCAGCAATGCAGCACTTGGAAAACACCTAATGCTGAGCCCAGCCTGTGTGCTGTGTGCAGAGAAGCTGCCCCCAGAATACTCCAACCCCACCTTGGTGGCCTTGCCAGCCAatgctgctggctcctgctctgcttgggGGGGCTTCTCCTTCCCTCGCTGCTTGGGATACCTGGGGGAAAATAAAAGATTTAGAGAGGGAAGCATGCCTAGCTGTCCCTCACCCTCTCACAGCCTCCTGCTCCCCAACCtccaggcagccccagagcccaggtGCAACATCACATTTACACCCATTGcttccccacagctgcagccaatTCCCTTCTCCAGGACAGGCACCAGCTCGCACCTCTCCTTTGCTTGTCCCAGCTGTTTCTGTTCCAGAAGGTTCTTCAGTTCCAAAActgttttccctctttccttcaCTTCATCCTCTCTTCTTTTCTGCAGTGGTTCTTGCTGCTCATTTTCCTCCTGAAGAAACAAGAGGAAAACCCTGCAaggctccagcagctggaacatTTCTCCCATGTGCTCCAACCCAACATCAGCTGCCTGGACAGAAATCTGGcagcccaaaccccaaaatccctgcagAAGCAGGCAGGGACCTGTCTCTATCCCACCAGCCACACCAATACAGCAGGTTCCTGCAGTCCCTGTCCTTTTCCATGTGCAGGAGGGTCCTGAGTTGCTCTTACCCCTCTCAGGGATTTCTGCTTCCATGCCTCCACTTCCCCGTGTTTCTTGGACCCCTTCCTCTTGCTCCGCTCCTCTGCCaccttctcttccctcacctgtgAGGTGTGCAACTGGGAAAGCCAAACCTGTCAGCTCCACTCCTCCAAGGACACACATCACACCCTTGGAGGGACGGCTGGAGCTTGGGATATCCCAGATCCTAAGGAGACTGAGgacccagcagtggctgtgcaTTTGTCCACTCAGGGTTTGGGAAGAGATGAAAGGAACATGACTCCTTGTTTTCCAAAGCTGACCTTTCCAAAGGTCCCTTCAGTCCAGCCCAAAATGAGCAGCCAGGCTTCACCCAGAGGCTGCTCAGGCTCTGGGCCCTCAggcacagctccctcagcccttcACAGCCattacacagcagcagcactgccaccaggccagcctgcccCCCAAAAAGGGCCAGGTCAGGCTCTGAAACCCTAACCTGACCCAAATGCAGCCCCTACTGAGTCACACACTCGAGTCCAAGCACGTGGGCCAGGTGAGGCTgtcactgcagggctgtgccacatTCCCTGAACTCAGAGCAGCATGAACAGGGCCTGTCCCAACAGGAACgtgcagagggatggagaacaAAAGTCTCCACTTGTCAGAAGGAATTCTGGCATGCATAGAGCTTGTCAGGGCCCTGCTCACACCTCCTGGTCTCACAGATCTCAGAGAGGCCCAAAGCCCACTCAGCCTTCTCACCTTCTCATCACTCTGCAGGATCTTCTGCTCCATCcgctttttcttcttctcctccatctgttCCGCACGCTCTCGCGCCTGCAGGGCCTTCCTCAGGcgctcttccctcttcctgggCAGCGTGGGCAAGAGGGGCCatcagccctgcctgctcccaaaGTGCTCATTCCAAGGGGGGACACAAGGCAAGTCTGTGCTGACCAAGGAGAGAGCAGGGGGAAAGGAGCTCAACTCACTGCTTCATTTCTGCCTGACGctgtttcttctcctcctccactttcttcttcctctgttCCTCAGCCTCCTGCTTCTTCCGGAGGTtctccagtctctgcctctCCTTCTCCTGGAGGGAGAAGAGCTCAGACTGTACcaggtgctgggggctgtgtctCCCCTCAGGCAGCCTAATACACACAGGCACTGTTGGAGTCATTCACCtggacactgggatggggagACAACACACTTGGCAACAGGGATTATCCAATGCAAGCAGAGGTATAGAAGGAACAACTTCAGTCCTTCAGCTGCAGAGAATATCTTTAGAAAAGAGCAGCACACCCCTACTGTAGGTGAACACCTGTCCCAGGAGCCAGGAAAATGGTGGAGAGGCAGCACAGTGCAGCCTGGCTCAGAGGCCAGaagctcccagcagtgcccagtccCAGCAGAACACACCTGCACAGAGATCCTGTCACCTCACCACTGGTGCACCCAGAGGGCTGCTGGACATCGGTGTGAGGGGAGAGTGTGGTCAGCGTGTCAGCCCCATGGATGAGGTGTCATACTTACAACAAAGTCTCCCTGCAGAGAAAGGGCataaaaacacaattaaaagTCTGGAATTAACACAGAACTCCCCTTCCCAGCACATACAGCCCATTCTCCTCTCACCACTCAGACATGACGCACCTTCAGGTGGGACCGGGTGGGAGTGTTGCGCTTGATGAAGTCCTTGATGCCACCCCCTTGTCCCTGCAGGAAGTTCTTCAGTGGCCTGACAGCCtgtggggagagagggagggagctcagggcctgcctggcacagggggcacagggctgtggcacCACTCACCTTGCTGGCTGGAGAGGGGGATGCTGGAGCCTGGTTTGCCAAGGTCTTGTGCTTCTCATCCAAAGGGGAAGGGACCCGGCCCCCCGTCTGCTGCCCGTGCCACAGGACACCCAGGGCTTGCTTGCAGCCTTTCATCCTGGTGGCATCAGCAGGAGGGACATGAAGTGGCTGTCATACCCTCCAGAGGGGTTGACTGGCTATTACATCTTTctcccaaaacctccccagcaACACAGTGAGGAGGCACATCAGGTATTCCAGGAGTCAGGTCAGGTATTCCAGACACTCACACAGACAAAAATAACCAGGTCAGTCACTTGCACCCTTGGAGCCCTTGAAGTCACCTCCCACCTCTGAGCTAACTGTGCCAGGGCAcctctgctgctttgtgcagGACCTTGGGAGCTCCTCCCCATACCAGACTCCAAAAGCCTCAAGAGACTTTCAAGGCACAGGGTCTGGCCAAAGGAGATTTCAAAGCTACTGGAATTTGGGAAAGGAAGGCAGGGAAATAAGCCCCCCACCCCTTTTTAGCACAAATTACTTAAAATGCTAAACCTGAGTCCTTCCAGACCCCAGGCTCATCCCTGCTCCTTGCCATGTCTCCTACCACATGCGGGAGGAACTCTCCAGAGGCTTGGCAcagtggggctgctcctggctcttctGGGGTTCACTCCTGGGATTTACATGGCTTCCTGTGGAGAAACCTGCAGTCAGTGCCACGTGTGAGGCATCCAGCTCCCTCCAGGGACTGTTTCCTCcattccagctccagcagcttaTCACATCCTGCAGCTCACAGGG is a window from the Zonotrichia albicollis isolate bZonAlb1 chromosome 6, bZonAlb1.hap1, whole genome shotgun sequence genome containing:
- the LRRC55 gene encoding leucine-rich repeat-containing protein 55; this encodes MLLGPWLLAAAAAVAAAGAGCPVLCSCRGQAVDCSGQRLFSVPPELPLDTGNLSLAHNRIASIPPGYLGCYGQLRALDLRNNSLAALPAGLFRGARRLAHLDLSYNNFSLVPADMFREASALLRLDLSHNPGLRRVHPQAFRGLAQLRELDLSYGGLAALSLDALEGLPGLVGLRLGGNPWLCGCAMEPLLKWLRGRIQRCSSDSQQAECWAPPEVAGAPLLSLTEESFQACHLTLTLDDYLFIAFVGFVVSIASVATNFLLGITANCCHRWSKASEDEDV
- the LOC102072438 gene encoding inner centromere protein, whose amino-acid sequence is MAEGPQQLLQVCGQRLSRFLSGAQHKRLAWLREVEEQGMRMLKSSFRDEPMLLPKTPSQRRKLRKRQSSWMREENKELSRRRLSRRRSGVKLQSSSLNSQQCQSQEQPQSPGCEGQDVSMPGCALGSQAGIAPQLPALPGKQPEESCVPMAGLDSQECPQAAAGGDAGPPAVLGEQLPEVDAAAELQDIPGVLGIAAEQPGKDGEQDPRRASTSTPKAAQNGDPAALQGDGSPQGLEAPLFQDSPSKSAAQKSRTRRRSGLGAPRKSHRASLAKKCSLASRRENIIRRSVSRARKAAARESSSASSRVSCQSSLEVFVEEDVTSSTRPELEPNSPREKAPGDVLVPSTSPRAASPPAQHLSPLEQQAGNAAGSHVNPRSEPQKSQEQPHCAKPLESSSRMWMKGCKQALGVLWHGQQTGGRVPSPLDEKHKTLANQAPASPSPASKAVRPLKNFLQGQGGGIKDFIKRNTPTRSHLKGDFVEKERQRLENLRKKQEAEEQRKKKVEEEKKQRQAEMKQKREERLRKALQARERAEQMEEKKKKRMEQKILQSDEKLHTSQVREEKVAEERSKRKGSKKHGEVEAWKQKSLRGEENEQQEPLQKRREDEVKERGKTVLELKNLLEQKQLGQAKERYPKQRGKEKPPQAEQEPAALAGKATKGKEGSKKLPLWPGLEKRYEPPESFFSALNVWLQAEKEADGQQQPREEKKPIPPAAPGPWPNKAVKKSLSSSCLGSLEAAQEPASPPANENSYGLDLNSDDSTDDESNPRKPIPAWADGAQLQEAIVHQYYHPVDLEALFGTIPSPKLEDIFYKSKPRYFKRTSSAVWHSPPCPSCGPSCSFQS